The genomic segment ttttcctcttATCTAATTAAAGTTCTTTTTGTTCTACATTACAGATGTTTGTTGCcaccttgattttttttaatttgtttttcatttatccaCCTTCTCTTTATCTCTCAGGTTGTCATCGGCGGCAGAGGAGCTGACACTGACTCAGCAGAATCTGCGGACAAAGGAAGCATTGGCTGATGACCTAGACAGCAAAATCCAGACGAGTCAGCAAAGCACAGAGAAGAAGAGCGAGtgagaagatgatgaagatgaactACCTgtcaactctctctctctgattgctgactctctctttctctcaccctCAGCTGTGTCCTGCTGCTCAGTCAGAAGCTCTCCCTTCTCGAGCTTCGTCATGCTGTCCAGTCGCTGCGCAGCTCTGAGGCCCGCCTCGCCTCACAGAAGGCCGTGCTAGATGCCAAgatggctgctgctgcctctcctCCCCCACCACCTCCTGCCCCAGTGCTGCCATATGAGGATGATGCCCGCTCTGTCAGCTCCACTGTAAATATCCTGTTATCCAGCTGCCCTTTAGAATAAAGTCAGTTTCAGCTTTGCCTGAAATTATAAAATAcgttctgttgttttctgtgatttcaggaTAAAACGAAGGACAAAGGCTCTCGCTTCGACACTCTGCGTCACTCTCTAGCTGGAATGATCCGATCTCCTAAAGCCATGCTAGGCTCCTCCTCCTCGGTCAGACTCTACACCTATTCACTTATGTTGTTCCCCAGACATttttcagacatgcagtgtAACCCTGAACTTCTCTAGACTTTACCTGGAGGAGCTGCATGTAAGAACTGAAATATCTGACTCAGTAACATCACTAGAAATTTGAGATGTGAGAACACATCTGACACAGACATTGTCCCGCTGTGTGTTTCAGGTGTGAAATGACAACTCCAGACAAGGTCAAAGGACCTGATTCTCTGGACATTGTCCAGAGCTCATATGTGCCAGATCAGGCAGACAAACGGCATAAGCTTGACATTTTCACTCTCCCCACAGTTGGTGCTACTGGTCTCTCGTCACCCAGAGGTTGCTCAATGTGCTGACTGTAGTAAACTGTTGGAGAGTCAAGAAATCTCTCACTAGTTTTATGAAACTGTTGAGGCTGTTAGACTGTTGATGTGCAAATAACTTGAACTGTAGACTATACAATCCAAATCCAAGACTGATAGAGGTTATCCAGTAGAGTCTCTTCTCAGCAGAAGAAGCCGAGGAGACAGTTTAATATAAGAGAGACAGCCTGCTCCAACTGGCAGGTGATGAAAGTCAGGGTTTTCCACCTGTTTTGTTCCATCAACAACTGAGAGTTTtcataatgtataaaaatatagtctaattaataaattaaaactttccCCCTGCAGCAGTTCTTCGACGTGATACCAACCTCAGAGCGTCCCCTGGCTGACCAGGAGTGGTACCATGGTGCCATCCCCCGGACTGAGGCTCAGGAGTTACTACGGCAACAGGGAGACTTCCTGGTTCGAGAGAGTCATGGTAAACCGGGAGAGTATGTTTTGTCGGTGTTTTCTGACGAGCAGAGACGACACTTCATCATTCAGTTTGCTGACGTACGTaaccaaatacaaacacacgcacacacacagctggattCAGTGTCTCTTCTGCAGGTTCAGTCTGCAGTGTTAGTGTTATTAGTAAGTTCTTCTATTCACTGTTTAAGTGACTTGGTATTCTGATgaattttccacttttttttaaccatatcGTCACATTGTAAAAAATGGCTTACCATGCCACACTACAACACCCCCAATAATTGGGGAACCAGTTTACAGTTACATAAACATGCAGTAATCTAATTTCTCTACAACCtctgatttgtttaatttgttattttttgcattcatggtacacagattttaacattgtagttacaaaagaaaattaaaaggcTATTaatttattagtattatttattcgtttgttttatttttccgtAAGTGTGTATATGTTGGAGTGGCTAGGCATGAAGGAGACAGGCACATGGGCACATAATGCAGGGGCTATACAGCGCAAACACTCTGAATTAACTTATTGAGACTTCTATAAAGTACTTTGTGTTAGTCTTAGCTTCAGACTAAAAAATTGGGTGGCGTCACTTTAATGATAATGATTCAGTGTTCACCCTGTCTACTGAAAAAGTTAAAGTGAAAGTGTGAAAGTTGACTGGAACCTGGTTACTCAAGTCCATGTACTTAACAACTTActacattttagtcatttagcagacgcctttatccaaagcgacttacaagtgagaagGTAAGCAAAAATCTATGGCAAGGAGAatacatcaaagcaaagtcctatcagaaaagtgttcacatttcacgagatgcaagtatgagaaagagaagaaaagaagtttgttttttgattttttttactaatgCTAGATCTGAATATTCAACTAGTTGAATATGCATTTATTGCATAGttattctgttttcagttttggtattcagatatttattaatttatttgttttttacaatataaaatagcTTTAACCATTTCTAAACCGTAGATGGCACGCAGGTACACTTTGTACTGCCCCGAACGCACTTCTAGGAGAGTGTCAGCTTCAGACAGTTAGAGGCATATGCAATGTTGTGTTCCTTAaaatacagtattgttcaaaataatagcagtacaatgtgactaaacagaataatccaggtttttagtatattttttattgctacatggcaaacaagttaccagtaggtgcagtagattctcagaaaacaaacaagacccagcattcatgaaaTGCACGCTCTTAAGGCTGTGCAAtagggcaattagttgaaaggggtgtgtttaaaaaaatagcagtgtctactgttgactgtacaaactcaaaactatgttgtacaaacgtttttgtttctaggattCAGCaatcctgtgaatcactaaactaataaTTGGGtgtatgaccacagttttttaaaactgcttcacatctgtgtggcatggagtcaaccaacttgtggcacctctcagctgttattccacaccatgattctttaacaacattccacatttcacttacatttctttgttctgcttcaggaacagcatttttgatatcaaCCCACAAGTTCTCGATAGGTTTAAGGTCAGGGGATTGGGGTGGCCACTCCATAGCATAAATTTTGTTGGTTTGAAACCAAGACTTTGCTCATTCACTAGTGTGTTTGAGGttattgtcttgttgaaacaaccatttcaagggcatgtcctcttcagcataaggcaacatgacctcttagtattttgacatatgcaaactgatccatgatccctggtatgCAATAAATAGGCCCAACACCATAGTATAGGCCTTGCCAACCCGCAGCTCCCGAGCTGGTTTCATGTGGCTCTTGCGTTCATTTcaaagtttgtatttgtgtttttttttatgtgtgtgttcgcTTTGCTTGAGTTCAATACGGTATTTTCGTCAAACGCACATATGCGTGAGATGAAAATACCTCATAATTTCCCAGTAGGGGCAAGATCATTTTAGTAAACAATTTGTGTGCAACACTGATTGAAAACCTCCACGAAAGCTTTGTGACCCGGTTCCGTGATCTTCAACTGAAAAGGCCACAGATTACGTTCCTCGTCGACCCATTTAATGTGGAGACAGACTGTTTGAAAGCCCCACTAGTCACAGATAAGGCTGCTGAGTTGGAGATGATCGATGTTTGTGAGGAGGACAAACTGAAACCTGCTTTAAGGGAAGGGACCATTGAGTTTTGGAAAAGTGTGCCAAAGGAAAAATACCCTAATGTCAAACGGGCTGCGCTTAAGATACTGTCAATGTTTGGGTCAACATACGTCTGAGAGTCTGTGTGTTCTACCCTGAAACACGTAAAATCAAATCATCGATCTGTTCTGATTGACACCCATGTGAAAGAAATGCTTAGAGTGGCAACAACGGAATACAAGCCAGATTTAAAGAAGATTATTCAAGGCAAGGAATGCCTGAAGTCCCACTAAGCAACATgcatagtaaaagtaaaacatagaaaacactattgtaaattattatatttcatttgtgGGCTTGGGTGAActgagagtttgtgtgtgagagacagtgCACACAATGTCAATTGCTGAAAATGACTGGCCTATGGTCTTAGTACTGTAGGAGTCAATTTCTGTCATTATAATGTTGGTGTgtgacatttacaataaatctaGCTGAGCAgagttctgtgtgtttgtgtgtgtgtgtgtgtgtgtgtgtgaggaagggATGGGGTGatgtttatgtgtctttttatgtctctttgcagtaacacagtaaaaaatgtgGCTCTTATTCTCTGACTGGTTGGCCACCCCTGCCATAGTAGGAGAAAGatgcccatatcatgatgcttgcaccaccatgcttcagtgtgtactgtggcttgaatGCAGAGTTTGGGGGTTGTCTCACAAATtgtctgtggcccttggacccaaaaagaacaattttactctcatcagtCACAAAatttctctttaggccagttgatgtgttctttggcaaattgtgacctcttctgcacatgcctttttttttaacagagagaCTTTGTGggggattcttgaaaatagattagcttcacacagatgtcttctaactgtcacagtacttacaggtaactcgagactgtctttgatcatccgggagctgatcattggctgagcctttgccattctggttattctttgatccattttgatggttgtcttccgttttcttccacgtctctctggttttgccttccattttaaggcattggagatcattttagctgaacagcctataatctttataggttttcccctatccaatcaactttttaatctaAGTACGCTGTCAATAACTTGAACGACCCATTTTtctcaggctttcaaatgcatggtcaacaagtgctggcttcatcctCAAATAGGggccacctgattcacacctgttttttcacaaatttGATGACCTCAGTGCTgcacactgctattttttttaacacacccctttcaactatttacccaattgcacagcctcatgaatggtctgcacttggtaaatggtctgcacttatacagcgcttttctacctattggcactcaaagcgctttacactgcttcttattcacccattcacaatttcaatcacacaccgatggggggagctgatatgcagctggccaacgctcaccgggagcaactaagttggggtttagtgtcttgctcaaggctcaaggacacttcgacatgtgacctggaggagccagggattgaaccaacaattgtgagattggtgtacaaccgctctaccttcctgtgccacagttgccccgTGAGCGTGCATATCATGAacgctgggtcttgtttgttttgtttgagaatTTACTGCaactactggtaacttgtttgccatgtagcaataaaaaatatactaaaagcCTGGATTATTCTGATTAGTCAcgagagagaaaatgacaatCCCACCTAGCACACAGTTTAACGTGAAGACAAACAGCCAATTACTGTAGctgttttattactttgtcAAACAAGAACAAGGTTTGGAAAGTTTTTTTAGCTGATGTGTCTGGTGGAAGCATGGATCACTGCTTTTTGATCTTTAGTACAAAAATCCCAATATTATTATTTGGGACAGCCCTAAAACAAACTGCATATTTTTGTATGGTACTTAGGGATCTATGACAGAATAAACATGTTAACCCCCCTCTCTCTGCTAGAATCAGTACCGTTTTGAAGGGACCGGCTTCTCCACCATCCCTCAGCTCATCGAGCACCATTTCTCTACCAAACAGGTCATCACCAAGAAATCTGGGGTGGTGCTGCTCAACCCTGTTGTCAAGGTAACCATTGTATCTAGTAGATGTTCACACCAAAATACAGGTTGTTACAGTAAGATAGTTCAGTGCTGAGCTTGTCTCTATGCAGGATAAGAAGTGGATCCTAAACCACGAGGATGTGGTCCTAGGGGAGCTGCTAGGAAAGGTTACCTCACCTACACTGTCTACATTTCTAATTTGTATCTAACAGATTTTAACATGATCTCACTATGTCTCTGTACCTACATGCCCCATTATGCCCTGCTGTTGGCCGGTTGGCAGGGTAACTTTGGCGAGGTGTTTAAAGGGACGCTGCAGCGTGACAAATCGCCGGTTGCGGTCAAAACATGTAAAGAAGATTTACCTCCAGAGCTAAAGATCCGCTTCTTGTCCGAAGCCAGGTctgattttattaataaataataattcaaattatcattaaaaacTGACACACAAGAAtaatctagttttttttttttctttttatggtctgcactgcacttatatagcgcttttctacctattggcactcaaagcactttacactgcttcttattcacccatttgcactcacactcatacgccgatgggggagctgctctgcagctggccaacactcatcgggagcaactaaaatGGGCTTCaggctcaaggacacttcggcatgtgaccagaggaaccagggattgaaccaagaacggcgagattggtggacaacggctctaccttcctgcgtcatgactgtggcgcaggaaggtagattCGTCACTGTATCAGTGACAGACAGAATAGAACATAACATAATGTTGTTAttggtaaatagtaaatggttgCCTCTATACAAAGTactacaaattttaaataatacatacatattCTTCTTACCCACCCTCAATTAAGCAGTACCCAGCCCAACACTGTTTAGGTGGCAtaataatacaaacatgtctCAACTCTCCTTGATTAAACTGCTCACACACTTATtttcacagcaaaaaaacacccaaaagaAATTAATTCCAACAGATCCTCTTCCTagaagacaataaaacaaaccccaaatatatatttctcaaaacaacattttatagcGGTTATTTATGAGAATTTAAGACtatgaagaaggagaggaggaaggcagagagagaatagGAAAGATAAGAATGTAGGAcagacagtagggactttgaagttgggactatgacagtaAAGGCTaaagagttgattgacatgatgcagagaaggaaggtggatatactgtgtgtccaggagaccaggtggaaaggtagcaaggctagaagcttaggagcagggttcaagttgttctaccatgggtcagattggaagagaaatggagtaggagttatcctgaaagaggagttagTAAGGAATATTCTAGatgtgaaaagagtatcagacaggttttcagggaggaactaAGACAGACTCTGGTCAGGAAGttcttccagatgactggaccactacagctaatgtgatcagggagacaggtaggagggtactttggataaaaaagcgctatataagcgattatttactcggtgtgtcatcgggaaagaggaaagtggacaagaagacttgttcaggagtgtatacagagaaagaggttagctaagaagaagtgggacactgagaggactgaagagagtagacaggagtacagggagatgcagtgtaaggtgaaggtagctgtggcaaaggaaaaacagagcACTTGTATGCTAGATTGGACAcgaaagagggagaggtggatttgtacaggttggcgagaTAAAGAGATGGAGATGGGAATGGCGTGCAGcgggttagtgtgattaaagataaggatggaaatgcattgacaggtgccaggagtgtgatgggaagatggaaggagaactttgaagagttgatgaatgagaaaaatgaaagggaacgaagagtagaagaggtgactggtgtggagcaggaagtagcaaagtttGGTAAAAGTGAAGTCAGGAGGACgtggaagaggatgaagagtggaaaggcagttggtcctaatgacatacctgtggaggtatggaagtgtctaggagaggtggcagtagagtttcttactagtttgtttaacaaaatcttggagagtgagaggatgcctgaggactggaggaaaagtgtactgatactcatttttaagaacaagggagatgtgcagagctgtggcaactacaaaGGAATAAAGCTGTTGAGCCACACATTGAAGTTGTGGAAAAGAGTAGTGGAAACTAAGCTacgggcagaggtgaacatttgtgagcagcagtaTGGTTCCATGCCTAGACAGattacaacagatgcagtatttgctttgaagatgctgatggagaagtacagagaaggtcataaggaattgcattgtgtcttcgtagatttagagaaagcgtatgacagggtgccgagagaggaactgtggtattgtatgaggaggtctggagtggcagaaaaatatattagagtggtgcaggacatgtatgagagccgTAAGACCGTGTTGAGGTttgctgcaggtgtgacagaggagttcaaggtggaagtgggtctgcatcaaggatcggctctgagccccttcttgtttgctctggtgatggacaggctgacagatgtagacaggaatctccacaAGCAGTTTGGAATGGGTAAAGAAAACTGTCAGGTGTGTTCTGTGATACAAGaatatcagcgagaatgaaaggaaagattttcaagatggtggtgacaccagcgatgtttttcggcttagacacagtggcactgaagaaaagacaggagacagaactggaggtagcagagctggaggttctctttgggcgtggcgaggatggacaggaatgaggacatcagagggacagctcatgttagatgttttggagatacagtcagagaggccagattgaggtggtttggacatgttcagagtagagactgtgaatatatcggtagaaggatgctgaagttggagctgccaggcaggaggtctagaggaagaccgaAGAGGAGATttgtggatgtagtgagagaggacatgaagttattggtgtgagagaagaggatgcagaggatagcgttagatggagacacatgattcgctatggcgacccctgaaagggaacagccgaaaggaaaagaagaacacTATGGcataaacatgattaaaaataagaGATGAAAGAGAGCGAAAAATGTTGGCTGGTATCTGATGCTACCTctctgtgattggctgcagGATCCTGAAGCAGTATGACCACCCAAACATCGTGAAGCTGATTGGTGTTTGTACGCAGAGACAGCCAATCTACATTGTCATGGAGCTAGTTCCTGGTGGGTCGACCTTCTCTTACTGCTATTTTGGTATTGGTAATTTTTATTAACTGTTTCTAGGTGCGTTTGTGTAATGTCAGGTGGAGACTTCCTGTCCTTTCTAAGGAAGAAGAAGGACGAGTTAAAGACAAAGCAGCTCCTTCGCTTTGCCGTTGATGCTGCTGCTGGCATGGCATACCTGGAGAGTAAAAACTGCATCCACAGGTGAGTTGTTGACGCTTGTTTATACTGTGTAATCTGCAGGTGAAGGCAGGTACACATATGAATGAAATTTGGTAATGACGGCTGTCAAAACTAGTTGGTATTGGTCTGCTCGTCAGTCGGTGCTGACGGTCAGTAGATTAAATCGGGTTGGTGAGGATTCTCAGTCATCTAGGATTAGTTATCGGAAttatgtcaactggacttctttcttggGTAGGAGCATGTGAAGCCATCTATGCTCACATGcagaatccttctctcaacagaggagaaggcctcaggcacaacctgATGATTCAGTCCTCACATTTTTGAAtaagtttaatatttacaatcaCTGTGTGTTGTACACACTCAATCAGTCATCCGGTGTGTGCTCCTTCCAGAATATCAGACTAGAAATCTGCGGCAGTTATACTGACAGTCTGAAATGTCTAGTCTTTGAAAGTCTTAGTTGCTCTTCCGGTGTGTCCACAGCTGAACTTATTACTGAGCATTTAAAGTATCATATATGCAGCCAATATATTAGCTAGTTTCTATGTGCACCTTTATGCCTTTTAGGGACCTGGCGGCAAGGAACTGTCTGGTGGGGGAGGGCAGTGTTTTAAAGATCAGTGACTTTGGGATGAGTCGTCAGGAGGATGATGGAGTTTATTCTTCATCTGGACTCAAACAGATCCCCATTAAATGGACTGCACCGGAGGCGCTTAACTATGGTAACATCTGTCATAAACCTGATACTCACCTTTCTAATACCATAAACATCTCTCTCACCTAGACATAAAGAATATGAATCTATTTACTATCTTGCTGTGCTTGACTGTTGACTGTGTAAGTTGGTCTGTGATTGGCTGCAGGCCGTTATAGCTCTGACAGTGACGTGTGGAGCTATGGGATTCTACTGTGGGAGACATTCAGTCTGGGGGTGTGTCCCTACCCTGGAATGACCAATCAGCAGGCCAGAGAGCAGGTTGAAAAAGGTAAACGGtgtaaaaatcttttaaaaaggaTTGTGACGTAAATtactaaattaatttaaaaaggatagttttggtcatttattttttttttttaattagtcatGTCAACAATCACCATGCAGACACCTAAACACTATCTCCTCTACTCATGTTTCGTTAGTTGTCAGTTTGCAACCTGGATTGGCTGAATCGTTTGTGTCATAGCTCTCCATTCCATCAGCTAGACGCACCACACACTCCACCACAGTCACCTTTTAGTTAAGCACATTCATAGTAATTCACGATCAGCTGTCAATTTGCTATGATTAAAACAACAGTGTTTGTCAGAGCTGAGTTTGCTGTTGTTATTATGAGAGTACTTGTTTACTCATTTAACATTTGTGCTGAAAAACTTCAATGATATGCACTGATGTGCATACATTAACAATGAGTTGCAATATTAGTAAAATAGTTAAATCTGTCCTCACATGGGATCCCTCTGTCCTTTCTCTTCTCTGATCTATGCACCACAAGCAGCTGAGCTCTGCCCTTGGTCACAGAGAGGGGAGAGTGTAGCATGATCACTATAGCTACTGTATATACTCAGGTCAACTACTCCCACTCCCTAATAAAATGCATCCCGTCAAGTTACGACAGAGATGCAACCAAGCTGCTTTTGTAAACATGCTCTGATTTTTATATCTGAGTGAAATGCTGGCAGTGTAGGCTGCAGGTGTGTCTGcacaacatttttgtttaataggCGGCGTGAGCACAGACATCTGCAAATGCTGAtcaattaaaatgtcaaatcagcCTAATTAATGACCACTTCTCCAGCAACGCTTAGTAAACTTTTTGAAGTTGATACAGAGTGATGCTTCTTATCTCATAGCCAAACTTTGGCACAGGCAGCAAAGTTGTGTTGAAGCCCTTTTCTTCAGACATGTGCAGAGAGACAACACCATGTTTCATGTGTCCGACATCAAGTTAACTAATGGAATTAACCTTACTGACTGGTGATCTGAGCTGCCGTTTGACGTTAAGATGCAAACAAATAGCAAAATACAGTTGTGGTAGAGTGAGTGAAAATAGTCCTATAGTTAATTAATCATGGATGGATTAATGGATTAATCATTGGTTTCAGTCTCTTGGACAATTAAAAACATGGGTCGTCTGCCCAGGTTAATTGTATTTGTtgaaaaaacactgcagaattaaagggacatttttcaTAGTTGTTTGAAAGAAGTGAACATATGGAACTGAGAGTACTCACTTTGTAAAACCAATGAACTGACAACCGTAAAGGTCACCAGCAGACTAATGTTGGTGAAGCAGACCCATAAGCTGTGTACTATTTGCTTAAGAACAGACATgccatgttctgtttttattgaagCATTTAAGCAGTGGTGTcaataaattgtctttttttacattttatatcttaaaaaaaaatatactcaTTCAAACACTTTCATCAACTTCTATTCTGTATGATCCCCATCAGAATTAGTATAACTGCCAGATATGCTTCATATGCAGCTCATTAGGCAAAGGATCAACTGTTTTCCACACTGCTGCCCTGTGTTAGAGCCAACATATAATGCCTATTTTCCTTTATAAGGTAAATTGTTTATAAATCGACTTTCTTGCcatctgaattttttttcacatatctATTCATttataatagaaaaaatatgttgtttttttactatttgacttgatttttaTAACTTCCATTTcataaacattacaataaaaactgttgcgCAGTCAGCGGTAACTATGGAAATTGGACCCTTCTCATCCTGGTTGCTAGGTTACAGGATGGCATGCCCTCAGCGTTGCCCTGATGACGTTTACAAAGTGATGCTGCGCTGCTGGCAGTACAACCCAGAGGACAGGCCAAAATTCTCTGAACTTCAGCAAGACCTAGCTGCCATCAAGAAGAAGTGATGTCATCACTCATCTAGCCAAATGATACAATTATTAGACAAAAAGTTCAGTCACATCCTGACcaacaaagtttttt from the Channa argus isolate prfri chromosome 18, Channa argus male v1.0, whole genome shotgun sequence genome contains:
- the fer gene encoding tyrosine-protein kinase Fer isoform X4, which translates into the protein MGFGRDLRNSHEGLLKLQDWELKLLEMVKRFMTQRVKSDKEYAALLLSMTQQTEKQEAADYISTVSKSWSQVVRQTEALGRVMRSHADDLNSGPLHRLATLIRDKQQVKKSYQSLHQQLESQNHKVTRSDLEKLKATYRQLSREANTAKEKYREAVAKGREAERARERYDKATAKLHNLHNQYVLAVCGARTQQDEHQRCAAPALLDALQRMQEDMTMALKSILEEYCDISSLLTEEIVRIHQEISAAVDQIDPLAEYQQFIDAYRSPETPEASVEFDASLLEETDNLPANEILWNTLTADSLQAMLSSAAEELTLTQQNLRTKEALADDLDSKIQTSQQSTEKKSDCVLLLSQKLSLLELRHAVQSLRSSEARLASQKAVLDAKMAAAASPPPPPPAPVLPYEDDARSVSSTDKTKDKGSRFDTLRHSLAGMIRSPKAMLGSSSSFFDVIPTSERPLADQEWYHGAIPRTEAQELLRQQGDFLVRESHGKPGEYVLSVFSDEQRRHFIIQFADNQYRFEGTGFSTIPQLIEHHFSTKQVITKKSGVVLLNPVVKDKKWILNHEDVVLGELLGKGNFGEVFKGTLQRDKSPVAVKTCKEDLPPELKIRFLSEARILKQYDHPNIVKLIGVCTQRQPIYIVMELVPGGDFLSFLRKKKDELKTKQLLRFAVDAAAGMAYLESKNCIHRDLAARNCLVGEGSVLKISDFGMSRQEDDGVYSSSGLKQIPIKWTAPEALNYGRYSSDSDVWSYGILLWETFSLGVCPYPGMTNQQAREQVEKGYRMACPQRCPDDVYKVMLRCWQYNPEDRPKFSELQQDLAAIKKK
- the fer gene encoding tyrosine-protein kinase Fer isoform X3 — its product is MGFGRDLRNSHEGLLKLQDWELKLLEMVKRFMTQRVKSDKEYAALLLSMTQQTEKQEAADYISTVSKSWSQVVRQTEALGRVMRSHADDLNSGPLHRLATLIRDKQQVKKSYQSLHQQLESQNHKVTRSDLEKLKATYRQLSREANTAKEKYREAVAKGREAERARERYDKATAKLHNLHNQYVLAVCGARTQQDEHQRCAAPALLDALQRMQEDMTMALKSILEEYCDISSLLTEEIVRIHQEISAAVDQIDPLAEYQQFIDAYRSPETPEASVEFDASLLEETDNLPANEILWNTLTADSLQAMLSSAAEELTLTQQNLRTKEALADDLDSKIQTSQQSTEKKSDCVLLLSQKLSLLELRHAVQSLRSSEARLASQKAVLDAKMAAAASPPPPPPAPVLPYEDDARSVSSTDKTKDKGSRFDTLRHSLAGMIRSPKAMLGSSSSQFFDVIPTSERPLADQEWYHGAIPRTEAQELLRQQGDFLVRESHGKPGEYVLSVFSDEQRRHFIIQFADNQYRFEGTGFSTIPQLIEHHFSTKQVITKKSGVVLLNPVVKDKKWILNHEDVVLGELLGKGNFGEVFKGTLQRDKSPVAVKTCKEDLPPELKIRFLSEARILKQYDHPNIVKLIGVCTQRQPIYIVMELVPGGDFLSFLRKKKDELKTKQLLRFAVDAAAGMAYLESKNCIHRDLAARNCLVGEGSVLKISDFGMSRQEDDGVYSSSGLKQIPIKWTAPEALNYGRYSSDSDVWSYGILLWETFSLGVCPYPGMTNQQAREQVEKGYRMACPQRCPDDVYKVMLRCWQYNPEDRPKFSELQQDLAAIKKK
- the fer gene encoding tyrosine-protein kinase Fer isoform X2 codes for the protein MGFGRDLRNSHEGLLKLQDWELKLLEMVKRFMTQRVKSDKEYAALLLSMTQQTEKQEAADYISTVSKFWSQPVSFSQSWSQVVRQTEALGRVMRSHADDLNSGPLHRLATLIRDKQQVKKSYQSLHQQLESQNHKVTRSDLEKLKATYRQLSREANTAKEKYREAVAKGREAERARERYDKATAKLHNLHNQYVLAVCGARTQQDEHQRCAAPALLDALQRMQEDMTMALKSILEEYCDISSLLTEEIVRIHQEISAAVDQIDPLAEYQQFIDAYRSPETPEASVEFDASLLEETDNLPANEILWNTLTADSLQAMLSSAAEELTLTQQNLRTKEALADDLDSKIQTSQQSTEKKSDCVLLLSQKLSLLELRHAVQSLRSSEARLASQKAVLDAKMAAAASPPPPPPAPVLPYEDDARSVSSTDKTKDKGSRFDTLRHSLAGMIRSPKAMLGSSSSFFDVIPTSERPLADQEWYHGAIPRTEAQELLRQQGDFLVRESHGKPGEYVLSVFSDEQRRHFIIQFADNQYRFEGTGFSTIPQLIEHHFSTKQVITKKSGVVLLNPVVKDKKWILNHEDVVLGELLGKGNFGEVFKGTLQRDKSPVAVKTCKEDLPPELKIRFLSEARILKQYDHPNIVKLIGVCTQRQPIYIVMELVPGGDFLSFLRKKKDELKTKQLLRFAVDAAAGMAYLESKNCIHRDLAARNCLVGEGSVLKISDFGMSRQEDDGVYSSSGLKQIPIKWTAPEALNYGRYSSDSDVWSYGILLWETFSLGVCPYPGMTNQQAREQVEKGYRMACPQRCPDDVYKVMLRCWQYNPEDRPKFSELQQDLAAIKKK
- the fer gene encoding tyrosine-protein kinase Fer isoform X5 produces the protein MGFGRDLRNSHEGLLKLQDWELKLLEMVKRFMTQRVKSDKEYAALLLSMTQQTEKQEAADYISTVSKFWSQPVSFSQSWSQVVRQTEALGRVMRSHADDLNSGPLHRLATLIRDKQQVKKSYQSLHQQLESQNHKVTRSDLEKLKATYRQLSREANTAKEKYREAVAKGREAERARERYDKATAKLHNLHNQYVLAVCGARTQQDEHQRCAAPALLDALQRMQEDMTMALKSILEEYCDISSLLTEEIVRIHQEISAAVDQIDPLAEYQQFIDAYRSPETPEASVEFDASLLEETDNLPANEILWNTLTADSLQAMLSSAAEELTLTQQNLRTKEALADDLDSKIQTSQQSTEKKSDCVLLLSQKLSLLELRHAVQSLRSSEARLASQKAVLDAKMAAAASPPPPPPAPVLPYEDDARSVSSTDKTKDKGSRFDTLRHSLAGMIRSPKAMLGSSSSQFFDVIPTSERPLADQEWYHGAIPRTEAQELLRQQGDFLVRESHGKPGEYVLSVFSDEQRRHFIIQFADNQYRFEGTGFSTIPQLIEHHFSTKQVITKKSGVVLLNPVVKDKKWILNHEDVVLGELLGKGNFGEVFKGTLQRDKSPVAVKTCKEDLPPELKIRFLSEARILKQYDHPNIVKLIGVCTQRQPIYIVMELVPGGDFLSFLRKKKDELKTKQLLRFAVDAAAGMAYLESKNCIHRDLAARNCLVGEGSVLKISDFGMSRQEDDGVYSSSGLKQIPIKWTAPEALNYGRYSSDSDVWSYGILLWETFSLGVCPYPGMTNQQAREQVEKAH